The Bacteroidales bacterium genomic sequence TCGAAGTTTGTCACCTGATCGGTCGACATGCCGGCGGTAACATTTGCAGAGTTGGCAATTTCCGTCACAATTCCTTTAAATTTTTCACCCAGGTAAGCGTCGATTTCAATCAGGGCTGTATCGTGCAGCTTGACGCGGACAATGTCGTTTTCATTAACTTCGACTTTGGCCTCCATACGTTCGGGATTGGCAATGCGCATAATTTCTGTACCTGTCATAAGGTTTGTACCTACCACCCTCTCGCCCTTTTCGACATTCAGCATGGTAATGGTGCCCGACATGGGGGCATAGATCGTTGTTTTCGACAGGTTTTCCTCAGCCTGTTTGAGGTTTGCTTCTGCGCTTCTGACGGTGAATTCGGCTGAGACAACAGTTTGTTTGGCAGCTTCCACATCGGCTTTGGCCATTTTATAGGAAGCCTGTGCCTGTTCCCATTCTGCTTCCGAGATGGTGCGCTGTTCCCATAATTTCTGGCTACGCTGGTATGACAGTTCAGCCTGGGCAAACTGGGCCTCAACCTGAAGAAGTCTTGCCCGGGCATTGGCCAGATTGGCTTTGGAGGTGTTGACTGCAGCTGCTGCCTGATCCCGGGCCGATATATATACTTCAGGCTTGATTTTCAATAGAAATTGGCCTGCCTTAACCTCATCCCCTTCCCTGACAGCCAGTTCCACAATTTCTCCTGACACATCGGGTGTTATTTTCACTTCTGTCTCGGGCTGAATCTTGCCGTTAGCGGTAATGACTTCTGTGATGCTTCTTCGCTGCACTTTTTCAACAGCCACCTTTACGGGTTTTTCCTTACCAAACCATCCAGCTTTTTTACCGACAATGGCCAGAATAATCAGAAAAACTACAATGCCAGAAAGGTACTTTACAAGCTTGCTTGTGTTCATGATGCATTATTTTACAGTAAGAGGATTACCACGATAAAAGTTCAGAATGTTGATGCGGAAAAGGTAGTCATATTTGGCCTGGAGAAGTTCCGACTCAGCGCGGGCCAGTGAGGTTTTGGCCGTGTTGAAATCCACGGTGGTTACCAGACCTACCTCATACTTCTGCTGTACATATTTAAACGATTCTTTTTGAGCTTCTAGTGATTTTTCACTGGCGAGATACCTTTTCACGGCAGCAAGTGCATCGGCATGCGCCTGCTGAATGTCCTTGTAAAGAAGGTTTTTGCTAAGGTCAAGGTTGTATCGGGCGTTCTGCACATTCAGGCGGGCATTACTAACCTGGGTATTTACCGACCAGCCATTAAACAGAGGTACAGAAAGGCCAAAGGTCAGGGTGGTGCTTGCATTGTCTTTCAGCTGCATTTTCAGGGGGTACGTGTCGTAAATTGGTTGCTCTATCTGGCTGTAAACCAGTTCCCCTCCCTGCGTAGCTCCAATCGGGATAGTCTGAGGAGTTGTACCGATGATGCGCTGCCGGATATCAGAATAACCTGTTCCGTAGGAGGCGGCAATGAAAAGCCGGGGCGAACGGCCGCCGCGTGCCACACTGAGCCCGGCTTCCGAACTTTTCAGCTGGTATTCGGCAATTTTTATCTGGGGAAGGTTTCGCAGAGCGTCCTGATATATGTCAGCCACCGGATCGAGCACTTCTTTAAATTGAAAGTCGGAAAAATCAGGAATTTCAATTCGGAATCCTTCAGTATCTTTCAATTCAAGAAGCTGGGCAAGGGTAAGATAAGAAATATCGAGCTGATTCTGGTAATTCACAATCTGGACTTCTTCAGTAGCATGCTGAGCCTGTATTTCCAGCAGATTTCCCATTGGCAGGCTTCCTGCATCCACCAGTTTTGCTGTGCGTTCAACCTGTTGACGTGTCACTTCGGCCTGCTGTTGGGCAGAATTCAAAAGTTCCATATTGAAAAGAATCTGCAGATAGGCTGCAGCCACGTTCAGCGCGAGATCATTTTTCAGTTTTTCCAGTTGCTGCAAACTGGCCATCAGGTCAAACCGGCTTTGCCTGATCAGATTAATTTTCTGAAGTCCGTTAAAAACAACCAGGTTGGCATTCACACTGGAACTAAGACTGGTAATCGTCTGGTTCTGGGTAAACGTGTAAGTCGTCTGGTCAAGGGCCCGGCCAAAGGATTTGCTCTGTGCTGCTGAAGCATTTATAGTGGGCAGCAGCGACATTTTTGACTGCAAAAGGTTGTTTCCTGCATATTCCGAATTTAGCTGCTGCTGCTTAATCTGAATATTGTTTTCAAGGGCATACCGTACACACTTTTCCAATGACCATGGTTCCTGCGGGTATCCCTTAAAAAGAGCAGCAGTCAGCAAAAAAATGACGGGCAATATGGATCTTAACGTCTTCATTCCCGGAAATTTTAAAGAGCAAAGATATTTATTTCCTGATTACCAAGAGGCAGTAATTGAAACAATTCCGGTTCATTTTTCAACTTTGGGGCAACACGGTGGAGAAAGTTGAAAAATTGATGAAAAATTCGTGCCTGTGGAAGGTAAAAACACAATAGTTTGCTATAGTTTTGGCAGGGATTATGGAGCAGTCGGTTCAGAAAACATTCGGCACACTGCAGTTCCGGTTAATACGATCGCCCCGTTACCGGTGCATGACGATATCAGTTAAGCCGGTGGAGGGTGTTGTGGTCACCTGTCCGGCCTCGGTGAGCGATCAGGAAGTATATAAAGTTCTGCAGGAAAAAAGCCAATGGATCCAGCGGCAGTCGGTTCGTATTGCCAATTGGAAAAGTCATTTTACCCGGTTTGAAGAAGGGAGGGAATACCGCACACGGGCACACCGGCTTATAACGGAAACACATAACAAACCAACGATCCGTATAACGGTTGCAAAGGGTATCATTAAAGTGATTTATCCTGAATTTGCCCGGATCAGTGACCCGAAAATTCAGGCGGCCATTAGAAAAGGGGTTGAAGAAGCCTGGCGCATTGAAGCGAAATCGTGGCTGCCGGTGCGAACGAAGCAACTGGCAATGAAATTTGGTTTCAGGTATGGAAAAGTTACGGTACGCGATAGCAGAACCCGCTGGGGAAGCTGTTCCTGGGACAACAACATCAGCCTAAGCCTTCATCTCATGATGCTGCCCGATCATTTAATTGATTATGTTATTCTTCATGAGCTGGTGCATACTGTGCATAAAAACCACGGCAAAGGATTCTGGCAGATGCTGGATACCATCACCGGCGGAGTAAGGAAGCTGGAAAAGGAAATCGATTCATATCAGATAGGTATTTATTAAACAGAACATTATGACGTACGAAGTAATACTGGAAGGCGGCAAGAAAGTCAGTATGATTCTGCACAACCACAAGGTTGTAACTGATCAGCCCGCAAAAGCAGGAGGGGAAGATTCAGCGCCGGCCCCGTTCGATTTGTTTCTTGCATCCATTGGTACCTGTGCCGGCTACTATGTTAAGGCTTTCTGCGACCAGCGAGGAATACCTTCAGAAGGTATCCGTATTCTGCAGCACGTCAACTACAATCTCGACCAGAGGCGGGTCGACCGGATTGATATTGAAATTAAACTTCCGCCGGAATTTCCTGATAAATACAGAGAAGCCATTGTGCAAGCTGCTGCTTCCTGTGCAGTGAAAAAGCATCTCGCTGTTCCTCCTGAAATTGAAGTGTTTACTTCATAACGGAACAGAGAATATTTGTCAGACCCTTAAAAGAAATTTAACAGGCCTTCGTTCCTGTGAAGGAAAAGTTTTCCCTGAAAACAATAGAATTATCCTGATTCATGCATTAGAAATGCATACATCACCCTCCGGGCCGATTGAATCTTTGATTCATCGGGGTTAACCCGGGAGCCATCCTTCATCTCCTTCCCGCTATGCGTTAGTTCGCTTCTCTCCTAATGCATAATCCGGGATTATTTTTCCCCGGATTCCAGCGTAATAATAGCAATTTCCGGACGGTTTCCGATTCGTACGGGAGGCCCCCAGGTTCCGTAACCATTGCTCACATAAAACTGGGTATTCCCTTTTCGGAGGTAACCGTGACTGACTTCATACATCTTTTTCACAATAAGGGAGAAAGGCCATAATTGTCCATGGTGAGTGTGGCCTGAGAGCTGAAGGTCGACACCAGCTTCAACAGTCTCATTCAGCCCGAGCGGCTGATGATCAACCAGCAGAACAGGCTTTGACCGATCAATGCCGGTCAGAATATCACTCAGCGGCACCCGTTTTTTCCCGTTAAATCGTCTGATATCACGGTCTTCCCTCCCGACCAGCCACAAAAAGCCTCCGATATTGGTTACTGAATCGCGCAATACTTTAATCCCGAGGCTTTCAATGTACTGAACTGCTTTTTCAACTCCGCCAATGTATTCGTGGTTTCCAGTAACTGCGAATGTTCCGTAAGGAGCCGACAGAGTGCGAAGGGGAGAACCAAGGTCGTTTCTCAGCACAGGTTGCTGAATTTCATCCATCAGATCGCCTCCGAAAATGATGAGATCGGGTTTCTCATTCTTAAGCACAGCTGCAAGTTTTTCCAATTGCTTTTTCCCCACAAGAATTCCAAAGTGCATATCCGTGATCAGAGCGACATGAAATGGATTTTTTGGAATGGTTTTACTAATGGAAATACTTAAATGGCGGACAACTGGAGAACGGGCATTCACATAACCGGCCAGGAGTATGACCGAAGTAATAACTGTTACGGTAAGAAAGGCAATTTTTCGCACTTCAGTCGGATTATTGGTAAGAAAGGATGGAAAAAACGGAATGAAATGATTGGTCAGCCGGAACAGATCTATCAGCAGAACCAGCAGAAAAGAATACATTAATCCGGCAAACCAGAATGAGCCGGGCCAGACAAACAAATGGAGTACGGGGCTGTCGGGGATGATTTTTTCTATGAAGCGGACGAGGATGTAGGAAGTGGAAAGAAAGATCATCAGGATCGTAAATAAAATGCGGATCCATGGAACAGAAGGTAAAGCCTGCATTCCCCGGTGGTATACATAGTAGTTCGCTCCGAACCAGATACTGAAGAATGTGAGAAAAAACAATGAAAAGGCAAGATACTTCATAGAATCGGTAGTTTAAATTTTGTGTTCCGTGAATCGTGATTGATTGTGGGTTTTGGATTGCAGCTGGTGTGGGTAGAGGAGCTCAGTGAGTAGGGCACAGTGCTTATTATGGTAACAGAATGAACAATAGCGGTTCATGAAAGTTCATTTCACTGAAAACGCAGGGCAAAAAAAGGGAAGGAATTACAAATCGTCCGGGAGTTCTTCAGACGGTTCGTGGGAAGTAGCTTTTTCAGGCGCACCATAGGATCCGTCAAGCACAGACTGGTAAAGACGTTTGTCTTTCAGAACTTCCCTTGCTTTCTGTACCACGGGATCATTGGGAAGAGAAGCACGAATACGTCCTTTCTGGTAATAATACCGGCTGACTATTTCTTCTGCCAAAAATTTGCTGATTTCGTTGCGAAAAGTCTGAAGATCCTTGTTCTTGTCATGGGAAATTTTCTGTTGCAGCTTCTCAAATTCTTCCCGGGCCAGGTCGTAATATTTATCACGTTTTGCAGCTTTTTCAAGTTCCTGAAATTTCGTCTCGCTCTCGGTCTGGTAATCGAAGTCTTTGCCCTGTAAAAAACGGGTAAATTGCTGATAGTCTGCATCGGATACTGAGAATTTTTCAGGGGCAGGTATGGTATCGTGTGTGCTGTTGTAAACAGTGGCAAAATCAAAAACAAGATTTTTGGTAACGAGGCTCACAGTGATGCGGCTAAAAGTTTCAGGGTTTACGGGAACATCCGGCTGAATTCCGCCACCGTCATATACTGTACGGCCATGTCGGGTTCTGAAAGAGTGAATCAGAGAATCAGGGATATATCCTACACTTCCGTCTTCGTTTCTGTGCGAATAATCGACAGCCTGGATGCAACGTCCACTGGGGATATAGTATTTGGCGGTAGTAACTTTAAGCTGGGTATTATAGCTCAGAGGCCGGGTTGTCTGTACGAGCCCTTTGCCGAAGGTGCGCTGGCCGACGATCACGCCACGGTCGAGATCCTGAATGGTGCCGGCTACTATTTCGGACGCAGAAGCTGAGCCCCGGCTGGTAAGAACAACCAGGGGTATAAGTGTATCAACCGGTTCCTGATTTGTGGTATATACCGCATCGAACTGCTTAAGTTTGCCTCTGGTTCGTACCACTTCCTGTCCTTTGGGGATGAAGACGTTTACCACATTGACGGCTTCGAAAAGAAGACCACCCGGATTTCCCCGCAGGTCGAGAACAATTGCTTCAGCACCCTTCTCTTTGAGATCGGTTACGGCATTCCGGACTTCTTTTCCGGCATAGGTTGTAAAACTGGAAAGATTTATATATCCAGTTTTGGCATCAAGCATGCCATAGTAAGGAACATTGGGTATATTGATTTTTTCGCGTACAAGTTTCTTTTTCACTTCTTTTCCATCTTTTCCCCGGCGGATCAAGAGATGGACGGTTGTTCCCGGGGTACCTTTCAGCATGTCGCTTATCTGGGAAACTTCTTTGTTTTTAACCGATTTTCCGTCTACCTCCAGAAGAACATCTCCGGCCCGGATCCCGTTTTTAAAAGCCGGGAAACCTTCATAGGGTTCGGCAATGACCGTAAATTCGCCATTTTGCCTTATCAATGCCCCGATACCTCCGTATTCACCTGTAGTCTGAAACCGGAAATTTTCCAGTGCTGATTCAGGAATGAATTCCGTATAAGGGTCAAGCGATGCAAGCATGGCATTGATCCCTTTTTCAATCAGTTTCTCGGGCTGAATGGTATCGACGTAAAACATGTTTAATTCCCTGATGAGGGTGTAGAAGATATCGAGGCTTTTAATAATCTCCAGGTCCCTGTCACGACTCAGGTAAAAGGAAGAAGAAGTCCCTATCAGCGCGGTGATGGATACCAGGATCACTATACGCCGTATGGTGCGTTTCATGATGTTTGGACTTAACAGTTGAATAAAAAAAATTTATGCAAGCTGACAAAAGTAAAAATTATCCGGTTTAAAGCACCAGGTTATTAAAAGTAAACCAGATACCGCACGTTTGCTATTGGTTTCGACCCTGCACCTTTATTCCCAATGTTTTGCCCCCAATACGGCCTATGTATTCTTTTTGAATCAATTTACCAGCAGTCCAGAGCTTTGCTCTGTGCAACAATAAATGAAGAACCGCGAACAGTCAAGTGGAAAACCATGGATTACAGAGTGATCAATGAACAACGGAAAATGTCAGAAATTATTGAATTTTTGCGAAAGATTGAAATCAAATAGAGTCCTTCACACATGGGAATTTGATTAAAAAAGCCTTAAATTGCATGGTAAAAGAATTATTTCAATGAAAAAGTATTTCTTCCTAATTCTGGCAATCCTGAGTCTGGATATGGAAGGCCAGGATCGTATCACAGGAAAGGTATTTGCAACTCGTTCCGAGATTATCGCCACCCATGGAATGGCAGCCACCAGCCATCCTCTGGCTACGCAGGTTGCGCTTGATATTTTGAAGGCAGGTGGATCAGCAGTGGATGCAGCCATTGCCGCCAATGCCATGCTCGGACTGGTTGAACCCGTCAGCTGCGGAATCGGAGGGGATCTTTTTGCCATTATCTGGGATGCCGGAACCCGAAAATTATACGGATTAAATGCCAGTGGCCGGTCTCCAATGGGATTAACCCTGGATTATTTCCGAAAAAACGGATATACAAAAATACCGTCGTATGGTCCACTACCGGTTTCGGTTCCCGGTTGTGTGGACGGATGGTTTGAAATGCATGCCCGTTTTGGTCGTTTGCCGATGATGAAGAATCTTGCTCCGGCAATTCGTTATGCCCGCGAGGGATTTCCTGTATCAGAGCTGGTTGCGTATTACCTGGCGGGGAATGCCCGGATCCTGAAACAATATCCTGGTTTTGCGGATGTTTATATGCCGGGAGGAAAAACGCCCGGCAAGGGAGAAATATTCAAAAATCCACGGCTTGCTGCTACCCTGGAACAAATTGCCAAAGAAGGAAGGGATGCTTTTTATAAGGGAGAAATAGCGCGGAAGATTGATGCCTATATGAAGCAAAACGGGGGTTTTCTGTCCTACAAGGATCTGGCCAGGCACCGTTCGGAGTGGGTTGAACCGGTTTCGGTCAATTACAGGGGGTATGAGGTATGGGAACTTCCTCCCAACGGACAGGGGATTGCTGTTCTTCAGATGCTGAATATTCTGGAAAACTTCGACCTCAAAAGCATGGGGTTCGGAAGTGCTGATTACATTCATGTATTTACGGAGGCAAAGAAACTGGCTTTTGAAGACAGGGCCCGGTATTATGCTGACCCGCAATTTTCCAGGGTTCCCGTACGGGAATTGCTTTCGAAAGAATATGCCGCAAAACGGGCAGCCCTGATTGATATAAACAGGGCAGGGCTGGCTTATGAGGCAGGGGGCCCTTTTGAAGGGAATACAATCTACCTTACGGTAGCTGATTCGGCAGGAAACATGGTTTCTCTTATCCAGAGCAATTACCGCGGCATGGGATCAGGCATGACCCCGGGAGACCTTGGCTTTGTGCTCCAGGACCGGGGAGAACTATTTTCACTGGAGGAAGGCCATCCGAATTGCTATGCACCAGGGAAACGACCGTTTCATACCATTATTCCGGGATTTGTAACCCGCGAAGGGAAACCCTGGCTGAGTTTTGGGGTAATGGGAGGAGATATGCAGCCACAGGGGCATGTGCAGGTACTGGTTAATCTGATCGACTTCGGGATGAACCTCCAGGAAGCAGGTGATGCTCCCAGGGTACAACACCTGGGTTCCTCGGATCCGACAGGAGGAAAAATGACCGATGGAGGATGGCTATGCCTGGAAAGCGGATTCGGTTATGAGACCATCCGGAGCCTGATGCAGAAAGGACACAGAATCCGCTGGGACCTGGGAGGTTATGGCGGGTATCAGGCCATTCTGTATGATCCTGTCAACCGAGTGTATTTCGGAGCCAGTGAATCCAGAAAAGACGGCCAGGCGGCAGGTTATTAACAAGGTTTGTTGAAAAGTATTGAGTCAGAATATATTCCAGTAACATTGCAGTAACATTGAGGAAATACTGTCGGAATACTTTTGAAGCATTACCAAAACAGTATTTCTATGGATACCGAAATGGAACTGCCGTATGAATTGTCTGGTGTAAATACCGACGGGCTGATTTCGGATTTTGAATTCGAGCGCCGCATTTTTTTCGAACAGGAAATGATGGATTTTGAAGTGGAGGAACTTTTGGAAGAAATATGACGGTATGTCCGGAATATGACTCAAAAGTATTTTTTTGCATTCAGGAGATTCTGGGATTCTTCGATAAGTTTATATCTGCAGGCCGTTGCTGTATCCCCAGGCAGTGATACGACTTATTTCACACAGGGATTAGTAATTTTGTTTTTCAATGTCTGTAATTTTTCTCCATAATCAGGGGAAGTTGGCAAGGCAATACGGGTTGACTTAGCGTAGAAATGTTTCAACCGGATGGTTGTTGTGAAAAAGAACGTAATTTTTAACATTTTTTAACAATTCCTGTTGAAAAAACCTGAAAAAAAGTGTGTCACAAATAACGGAATTGGGGAACTAATATAGAAAAGTGGGAATTACACACTGGTTCAACGTAACATAAACAAATTTTTACCTATGAGGAAAATTTTATCAATTGCAGCATGTATTGTAATATCCGGCACACTTTATGGCCAGATCAAAGTAGCAACAAACGGGAATGTTGGGATTAACAATACTTCTCCGGCATACAATCTGGATGTAACAGGAACGGTTCAGTTTCTTTACAATGCCAATTACATCAGATTCACGGGAAATCAGCTTATTCCGTCCCCAGGTTCTGTTCTTTTGGGTTACAGTAGTAATATGTGGGCCCAGATATGGGCAACGCAGGCTTTTTTTACTTATCAGCCAACGATCATTTCAGATATAACAGTAAAAAGCAATATTCAGGACATTACAGGCATGAGTATGAGACTTAAGGCATTGCGTCCGGTAAAGTATGAGTTAATTTCTTCGGTGGGGAATACGGATACTACCAGTTACAGGGAGCAACAGTATGGTTTCATAGCACAGGAAATAATGAATACCTTTCCAGAAATAGTTGTACCGATGGGCGATAAGAAATACGGGATACGGTACGGGGAACTGATACCGGTACTTGTGCAGGCAATGAAAGAACAACAGGCCGAAATAGAGAATCTTAAATCGGAGTTGGAAGCATTGAAGATGAAAATAAAGTAAATGTGTAATATTATGAGAATTCGATTAGTGATTTTGTTTGGGTTAATGTATTTTCTCCCGGGCAGGTTGCAGGCGCAGACGACGTTTACATTTAATTATGATTCATCAGGTAACCGGACAGAACGTTGTTTCATCCCAATGCGAAAGAGCGCACAAATTTCCGATATTACGGGGGCGACAGGAACACAGGAACAGAAAGAGGAGATCAGGGAGAAAATTGGTAAAAATGAAATCAGAATTTATCCCAACCCCACAGGAGGGTTCCTGCATATAGAAATACCCGGGGAGAAAGAGAATAATATCAGCATAAGGTTATACGATATGAAGGGAAGAACAATCAAAGAAATGCAAGTAACGGATGAGAACATCCTGCTTGATCTGA encodes the following:
- a CDS encoding TolC family protein, whose translation is MKTLRSILPVIFLLTAALFKGYPQEPWSLEKCVRYALENNIQIKQQQLNSEYAGNNLLQSKMSLLPTINASAAQSKSFGRALDQTTYTFTQNQTITSLSSSVNANLVVFNGLQKINLIRQSRFDLMASLQQLEKLKNDLALNVAAAYLQILFNMELLNSAQQQAEVTRQQVERTAKLVDAGSLPMGNLLEIQAQHATEEVQIVNYQNQLDISYLTLAQLLELKDTEGFRIEIPDFSDFQFKEVLDPVADIYQDALRNLPQIKIAEYQLKSSEAGLSVARGGRSPRLFIAASYGTGYSDIRQRIIGTTPQTIPIGATQGGELVYSQIEQPIYDTYPLKMQLKDNASTTLTFGLSVPLFNGWSVNTQVSNARLNVQNARYNLDLSKNLLYKDIQQAHADALAAVKRYLASEKSLEAQKESFKYVQQKYEVGLVTTVDFNTAKTSLARAESELLQAKYDYLFRINILNFYRGNPLTVK
- a CDS encoding T9SS type A sorting domain-containing protein, whose amino-acid sequence is MRIRLVILFGLMYFLPGRLQAQTTFTFNYDSSGNRTERCFIPMRKSAQISDITGATGTQEQKEEIREKIGKNEIRIYPNPTGGFLHIEIPGEKENNISIRLYDMKGRTIKEMQVTDENILLDLNSLPAGIYILSIMVGEKRKDWKILKD
- a CDS encoding biotin/lipoyl-binding protein; amino-acid sequence: MNTSKLVKYLSGIVVFLIILAIVGKKAGWFGKEKPVKVAVEKVQRRSITEVITANGKIQPETEVKITPDVSGEIVELAVREGDEVKAGQFLLKIKPEVYISARDQAAAAVNTSKANLANARARLLQVEAQFAQAELSYQRSQKLWEQRTISEAEWEQAQASYKMAKADVEAAKQTVVSAEFTVRSAEANLKQAEENLSKTTIYAPMSGTITMLNVEKGERVVGTNLMTGTEIMRIANPERMEAKVEVNENDIVRVKLHDTALIEIDAYLGEKFKGIVTEIANSANVTAGMSTDQVTNFDVKILILESSYKHLLKPGQRTPFRPGMSTTVEIQTETRENVLSVPIMAVTTRTDSVLISQIGSDTSRIKLPSVKKGELIEFVFVPNQGKADIRPVKTGIQDNNYIEIISGLEENTEVIAAPFSAVFRTLKYNSPIKIVDKKDLFREEK
- a CDS encoding tail fiber domain-containing protein, with protein sequence MRKILSIAACIVISGTLYGQIKVATNGNVGINNTSPAYNLDVTGTVQFLYNANYIRFTGNQLIPSPGSVLLGYSSNMWAQIWATQAFFTYQPTIISDITVKSNIQDITGMSMRLKALRPVKYELISSVGNTDTTSYREQQYGFIAQEIMNTFPEIVVPMGDKKYGIRYGELIPVLVQAMKEQQAEIENLKSELEALKMKIK
- the ggt gene encoding gamma-glutamyltransferase, whose product is MKKYFFLILAILSLDMEGQDRITGKVFATRSEIIATHGMAATSHPLATQVALDILKAGGSAVDAAIAANAMLGLVEPVSCGIGGDLFAIIWDAGTRKLYGLNASGRSPMGLTLDYFRKNGYTKIPSYGPLPVSVPGCVDGWFEMHARFGRLPMMKNLAPAIRYAREGFPVSELVAYYLAGNARILKQYPGFADVYMPGGKTPGKGEIFKNPRLAATLEQIAKEGRDAFYKGEIARKIDAYMKQNGGFLSYKDLARHRSEWVEPVSVNYRGYEVWELPPNGQGIAVLQMLNILENFDLKSMGFGSADYIHVFTEAKKLAFEDRARYYADPQFSRVPVRELLSKEYAAKRAALIDINRAGLAYEAGGPFEGNTIYLTVADSAGNMVSLIQSNYRGMGSGMTPGDLGFVLQDRGELFSLEEGHPNCYAPGKRPFHTIIPGFVTREGKPWLSFGVMGGDMQPQGHVQVLVNLIDFGMNLQEAGDAPRVQHLGSSDPTGGKMTDGGWLCLESGFGYETIRSLMQKGHRIRWDLGGYGGYQAILYDPVNRVYFGASESRKDGQAAGY
- a CDS encoding S41 family peptidase yields the protein MKRTIRRIVILVSITALIGTSSSFYLSRDRDLEIIKSLDIFYTLIRELNMFYVDTIQPEKLIEKGINAMLASLDPYTEFIPESALENFRFQTTGEYGGIGALIRQNGEFTVIAEPYEGFPAFKNGIRAGDVLLEVDGKSVKNKEVSQISDMLKGTPGTTVHLLIRRGKDGKEVKKKLVREKINIPNVPYYGMLDAKTGYINLSSFTTYAGKEVRNAVTDLKEKGAEAIVLDLRGNPGGLLFEAVNVVNVFIPKGQEVVRTRGKLKQFDAVYTTNQEPVDTLIPLVVLTSRGSASASEIVAGTIQDLDRGVIVGQRTFGKGLVQTTRPLSYNTQLKVTTAKYYIPSGRCIQAVDYSHRNEDGSVGYIPDSLIHSFRTRHGRTVYDGGGIQPDVPVNPETFSRITVSLVTKNLVFDFATVYNSTHDTIPAPEKFSVSDADYQQFTRFLQGKDFDYQTESETKFQELEKAAKRDKYYDLAREEFEKLQQKISHDKNKDLQTFRNEISKFLAEEIVSRYYYQKGRIRASLPNDPVVQKAREVLKDKRLYQSVLDGSYGAPEKATSHEPSEELPDDL
- a CDS encoding M48 family metallopeptidase; translation: MEQSVQKTFGTLQFRLIRSPRYRCMTISVKPVEGVVVTCPASVSDQEVYKVLQEKSQWIQRQSVRIANWKSHFTRFEEGREYRTRAHRLITETHNKPTIRITVAKGIIKVIYPEFARISDPKIQAAIRKGVEEAWRIEAKSWLPVRTKQLAMKFGFRYGKVTVRDSRTRWGSCSWDNNISLSLHLMMLPDHLIDYVILHELVHTVHKNHGKGFWQMLDTITGGVRKLEKEIDSYQIGIY
- a CDS encoding metallophosphoesterase, with protein sequence MKYLAFSLFFLTFFSIWFGANYYVYHRGMQALPSVPWIRILFTILMIFLSTSYILVRFIEKIIPDSPVLHLFVWPGSFWFAGLMYSFLLVLLIDLFRLTNHFIPFFPSFLTNNPTEVRKIAFLTVTVITSVILLAGYVNARSPVVRHLSISISKTIPKNPFHVALITDMHFGILVGKKQLEKLAAVLKNEKPDLIIFGGDLMDEIQQPVLRNDLGSPLRTLSAPYGTFAVTGNHEYIGGVEKAVQYIESLGIKVLRDSVTNIGGFLWLVGREDRDIRRFNGKKRVPLSDILTGIDRSKPVLLVDHQPLGLNETVEAGVDLQLSGHTHHGQLWPFSLIVKKMYEVSHGYLRKGNTQFYVSNGYGTWGPPVRIGNRPEIAIITLESGEK
- a CDS encoding osmotically inducible protein OsmC, whose protein sequence is MTYEVILEGGKKVSMILHNHKVVTDQPAKAGGEDSAPAPFDLFLASIGTCAGYYVKAFCDQRGIPSEGIRILQHVNYNLDQRRVDRIDIEIKLPPEFPDKYREAIVQAAASCAVKKHLAVPPEIEVFTS